Proteins from a genomic interval of Aspergillus flavus chromosome 7, complete sequence:
- a CDS encoding GrpB domain protein: MPSKSEITEFQMPGAVEIISTRPQKLIEIVEPDPTWPESFAIIARRIADALGNRLLSIEHVGSTSVPGLPAKAVIDVDVLVADPTAEDSYVPALEAAGFQFLLREPGWYEHRLFGFNEPYANIHVFGPNSAEHVRHRLFRDWLRNHEDDRQRYVDTKRQAAAASRLAGETVNEYSDRKQSVIHEILQKAFKEHGYLNE, translated from the coding sequence ATGCCATCCAAAAGTGAGATTACAGAGTTTCAGATGCCGGGCGCTGTCGAAATCATCTCAACCCGGCCGCAAAAGTTGATTGAGATCGTGGAGCCGGATCCAACATGGCCGGAGTCGTTTGCGATTATTGCACGCCGGATTGCCGATGCCCTTGGTAATCGACTTCTCTCAATCGAGCACGTTGGGTCAACCAGTGTACCAGGGTTACCAGCCAAAGCGGTCATCGATGTTGACGTACTCGTAGCTGACCCCACGGCGGAAGACTCCTACGTGCCAGCCCTTGAGGCTGCGGGTTTTCAGTTCTTGCTTCGCGAGCCTGGCTGGTATGAGCATCGCCTCTTCGGTTTCAACGAACCATACGCGAATATCCATGTATTTGGTCCGAACAGCGCGGAACACGTTCGTCATCGACTGTTCCGTGACTGGTTGCGCAACCATGAGGACGATCGCCAAAGGTATGTCGATACCAAACGGCAGGCCGCTGCCGCTAGTCGATTGGCGGGGGAGACCGTGAACGAGTATTCCGACCGCAAGCAATCTGTGATCCATGAAATCCTCCAGAAAGCTTTCAAGGAGCACGGGTACCTGAATGAGTAA